Genomic segment of Umezawaea sp. Da 62-37:
GCCCGCCTTCGTGGCACCTCACCAGCTCTTTCACTCGAACGAGTAAATCTATGATCGCGGAGGTAGACATTCATGGGCAGCTGTGTGTAGTGTTCTCCTTGTTGAGAGAGAGAAAGTCAGTGACACGGGAGATGACGAACTGCCCGTGAGGTCAAGTGCAAGACGGTCGGACGTGCTGGGGCCAGACGGTGAAGGGGCTCCTCGGCAGTGGACCAGGGGTTGTCGGCAAGTGATCGGAAGTGCGCCGACGGCCGAGTTGCAATAAGAAGTAGTTGCAATGAGAAGTATGAGTTGCTGGTGCAGGACGGCCAGGTGTGCCGGAGCCGATCGGTTGAAGGGGTTCCAGGCAGGTGGCCAGGATGGTCGGCGATGTTGTCCGGGTGTGTGCAGTACGTCCCGGTGTCGATCACCTCGTGAGGAATGTCGGCAATCAGAGGAGAAGGGAAGGGTTGCACACCATCGGATCGCCCGGTTTCGGTTGATCTCAGCCGGACGGGTACCGCGGTTCCATCGGATTGGAAGGTGGTCTTCGGTTACGCACATGCGATCCCCGTTGCTCCCGCTTCTAGTGCGGGTCGCGCGGACAGAGGAAGCCGATCCCACGGTCGGCTAGGTGGAAGTGGAATCCGACAACCCTTGGGGCCCCGGCGCTACTGCGCCGGGGCCCCTCGTTCTGCGCAGGTCTTCGGGGCTCGCGAGTGCCCTCCCGCGGATGCCCGGTGAGGGACGCCTACAGCCGCAGGCGGTCCCGCAGCGCTCGGGCCACCCGGCCCATCAGCGCCTCGGCCTCGGGTTGCGCCGCCGCCGCCACCCGCGACTCGGTCATCGCCACGACGGCGAACACCCGGCCGTCGTCGTGCTCCACGACCCCGGCCTCGTGCCGCAGGTTCAGCAGCGTGCCCGTCTTGGACGACCACCTCGACGAGTCGGACGTGAAGTCCGGGGCGAGCCGCTGGCGCAGGACGTTGTGCGCCAGGAGATCCCGCACCCGCGCCGCCACGTCCGGGTCGATCGCCGTCGGCGTCCACAGGGCTTGGAGCAGATCGGCCATCGCCCGCGCGGTTCCGGAGCTGGCGCGGCTCACGTCGAGCTGCGGCACCGGGTGGCCGCGGCCCGCCGTGCGGGCGCCGATGGCGAGCGTGTGGGCCAAGTGCACCTCCGCGGGGTCGAAGCGCTCGGCGGGGGTGTCGGTGAGGTCGCTGATCGGGTGCCGCACGGCGATGCCGCGCAGCCCGAAGCCGCGCAGTCGGCGGCCGACCTCGGCGGGCGGTGTGAGGGCGAACAGGGCGTCCGCGGCGGCCCCGTCGCTGATCGACGTGCTCAGGTAGACCAGGTCCTCCACGGCGACCAACGCCGGGTGGCGGAACCTGCTCAGCCCCGGCGGCCCCGGCGACTCCGGATCCCCGGCCCGCACGAGGATCTGCGCGGCGCCGTCCAGCTCGCCGGTGCGGACGCGGTCCAGCGTCGCGATCGCCAGCGGCACCTTCACCAGCGAGGCCAGCGGGAACTCCACGTCGGGGTCGATGCCCAGCTCGTCGCCGGTGGCCAGGTCGCGCACCAGGAACGACCCGCGCAGCCCGCCGTCGGCCAACTCCTCGCGCAGGGCGCGAACCAGCGCGTCGTCGCTCACGCGTCCGCCTCGGCGCCGAGGCACCGCGCGACCGGGCCCGCCAGCGCGGTGCGGATGCGGTCGGCGTCGTCGCCGATCCCGGCGGCCACGTCGTAGCCGCGCGCCAGCACGAGCCCGCCCACCGGCCGCCAGTGCAGATCCAGTTCGTCGGCCTGGGCGGCGGGGCACAGCAGCAGGTCGGCCGAACCGAGCACCTCCGCCACGGCCGACGTCAGCGACCCCGCCACCACGACCTGCGAGGGCCGCAGTCCCAGCGCGTCGCGCGCCCGCATGATCCGGTCCCGCACGTGCGGCACGTCGTCCTCCGGTTGCAGCCACACCCGCCGCGCCGTCCGCACACCCCGGCCGGGGCGCAGCGTGTCCAGGTGCACGGTGTCCGCGTCGAACGGCTTCGCCCCGGCCACGCCCAGCGGCACCGACCACGTGCCCTCCTCGGCGGGCACCGCCGTGAGCGCCGCTCGCACCTCCTGGTTGCGGAGCATCTCCACCCGCTCGGACGGCGTCGCCGGGCGCAGGTCCAGGACAACGCCGCGGGCGCGGGCGTCGGCGTCCAGCCGGGCCAGCGTCCGGACGCCGCACGAACCGGGCACGGCCAGGCGCAGCGGGCGTCGACCGGCGCGGCGCGCGTCCTGCTCCAGCGCCTCGGCGGCCTGCACGACGCGCTTCGCGGCGGGCAGCACGTCCACCCCGAACGGGGTCAGCTTCGCGCGCCGGGGCGTCCGGTCGAACAGCCGTCCGCCCAGGCTCGTCTCCAGTGCCGCGATCCGGCGGCTCGCCACCGACTGCGGAATCCGGGCCGCCGCCGCGCCGAGGGTGAAGCTGCCGCGCTCGCTCACGCTGACGAACGCCCTGCACGCGCCGACCAGGTCCATGACCAGAGCTTATGACGGGAACGCATCGAACCCGCCGTTCCCGTCTTGGACGGCATGGGGCGATGGCGGTGAGACTGCGGATCCCACCCACCACGAAGGGAAACCCGGTGACCAACCACCTGCTGCGCCGCGCGTTCGCGGCGGCGTTCGCCGCGACCGCGCTGACGGCGTGCTCCGCGGCGGCCGCTCCGACGACCGCGACACCTCCGGCGTCCCCGGTGTCCACGACCTCCGGCGCGCGGTCCGACGCCGACTTCGCCGGGCTGGAGAAGGCCTTCGACGCGCGCCTGGGCGTGCACGCGATCGACACCGGCACCGGTCGGGAGGTGTCCTACCGCGACGGGGAGCGCTTCGCCTACGCCTCCACCCACAAGGCCCTATCGGCCGCCGCTGTGCTTGGGATCAACACGCTGCCCGAACTGGAGGAGGTCGTCACCTACACCGCGGCCGACCTGGTGGCGAACTCGCCGATCACCGAGAAGCACGTCGACACCGGCATGACGCTGCGCGAGGTCGCCGACGCGGCGATCCGGTACAGCGACAACACCGCCGGGAACCTGCTGTTCCGCGAACTGGGCGGCCCGGCGGCGCTCGGCGAGGCGCTGCGGGGGATCGGCGACACCACGACGCGCGTCGACCGGATCGAACCCGACCTGAACGACACCTCTCCGGGCGACCTCCGCGACAGCAGCACGCCGCGGGCGCTCGCCACCGATCTGCGCGCCGTCGCCGTGGACGACGTGCTGCCCGCCGACAAGCGCGACGTGCTGGTGGACCTGTTGCGCCGCAACACCACCGGCGACAAGGCGATCCGCGCCGGGGTGCCCGCGGGCTGGGCCGTCGACGACAAGACCGGCAGCGCCGCCTACGGCACGCGCAACGACATCGCCGTCCTCCGGCCGCCGGACCACGCCCCGATCGTGCTGGCCGTGCTCTCCGACCGCGCCACCGCCGACGCCGTCCGCGACGACGCGCTCCTGCAACGCGCCACCCAGGTCGTGGTGACCGCCTTGGGCCTGGCGGGGTAGGACCTCAGGCGAACGCCCCGGCGGACCCGAACACGTGCTCGGCGAACCGCTGCCCCATCCTGCGGTGCGCGGCCGCGTCCGGGTGGAGCCGGTCCGGCAGCGGCAGGTCGGCCGCGTCGGCGTCGCCGTAGAGCACGCGGCCGTCGAGGTGGTGCAGGTTCGGGTCGTCGGCCGCCCGCAGCGCCACGATCCGGGCCAGTTCGTCCCGGATGGCGGTGAGCGTCAGCTTCCCCGGACCGGGCTCGCCCGCGGCCCGGAACACCACCTTGCCCTCGGCGAGCCCGCTGAGATCGGGCAGGCTGGGGCCGGGGGCGTCCTCGTGGATCGGGCACAGGATCGGCGAGACGACCAGCAGCGGCGTGGTCGGCCGCCCTTCGCGGATGGTGTCGAGGAAGCCGTGCACCGCGGGACCGAAGGCGCGCAGGCGCATCACGTCGCCGTTGACGAGGTTGATGCCGATCTTCACGCTGATCAGGTCGGCCGGGGTGTCGCGCATCGCCCTGGCGGTGAACGGGTCGAGCATGGCGCCACCGCCGAAGCCGAGGTTGACCAGGTCGACGCCGCCGAGGGACGCGGCCAGCGCGGGCCAGGTCGTGCTGGGGCTCGCGGCGTTCGAGCCGTGGCTGATGGAGCTGCCGTGGTGCAGCCACACCCGGCGGTCACCGGTGGGCGCCGGGTCGACCGGGGCGTCGGTGCGCAGGGCGACCAGCTGGGTGATCTCGTTGTGGGGCAACCAGATCTGCACGTCCTTGACGCCGTCGGGCAGACCGGTGAAGCGCACGGTGGCGACCGGGCCGGGTGTGGTCGCGGAGGCTCCCGTGGCCATGTCGACGGTCAGGACGTTGCCACCGTCCGCGGTCGCCTGTGCGGTCAGCAGGCCGTCGACGAGCAGGTCGTACACGCCGTCCGGCCGCTGGGGCACGCCCGCGTAGGCGGTCTTGGTGGGCAGCACGTCCAGTTCGACGGTCGTGGCGGCCGTGCGCAGCACGACCCGCACGCCGGCGGGCTGGGCCTCGGCCATCGCGAGCTGGCCGTCCGTCGACTGCGCGCGGGCGCGGGCGGGCAGGCGGTGCGGCAGCAGGCCGTGCGCGGTGCGCTCCAGTTCCAGCGCGCCGCGCACGAGGTCGGAGGTGATGGTGGTGGTGATCATGTCGTCAACCCGTCGTCCGGTTCGGGCCAGTGGCGCAGGAGCGCGTCGAGGGCGTCCAGGACCCGCGACCAGCTGACGTCCGCGTCGGGCGCGCTGTGGTCGAAACCCCCGCCCAGCTCCAGCTCCACGTAGCCGTGGAAGGTGCTGCCCAGCAGCCGCACCGCGTGCGTCTGGTCGGGCTCCACCAGGTCGTAGCCGCGCAGGACGGCCCGTGTCATCGCGGAGTGCCTGCCGCCGGCACTGGCGGCGGCCGCCTCCGGGGTGAGCCGCGTCCGCGCCGCGGCGTAGCGGCCGGGGTGCTCGCGGGCGTAGTCGCGGTAGACGTTCGCCAACGCCACCAGGGCGTCCTTCCCGGCCCGCCCGGCCAGCGCGGCGTCACCGCGGTTGGCCATCTCCTCCAACGCGAGCAGGGCGATCCGCGTCTTGAGGTCCTCGGAGTTGCGGACGTGGGAGTACAGGCTCGAGACCTGCACGTCGAACAGCCGGGCCACGGCCGAGACCGTCACCTGCCCGAAGCCGATCCGGTCGGCCAGTTCCGCGCCCGCCCTGGCCAGCCGGTCCACGGTCAGTCCCGCACGTCCCACAGCGCCTCCTCCATTGCCTATGAGCATTCTGCAATTGCCTAAAGCCTTTAGGCAAGGCGACGTCCGACACACGGGATTTTCCCTTGTGGCACCTAGATGAGCCAACATGGCTCGCCATGGCGCCATTTGTGTGCCAGAGTGGCGCCATGAACAAGACGTCGCACGAAGACATCCCGATGACGCACCCGGTTCCCGTCCCGCAGGGGCTCCCCACGGAGCGCGACGCGGGCCCCTTCGACCCGCCCCGCGCCATCACCCGCCTGCGCGGTGCCCGCCCCGTCAGCCCGATGGCCTTCCCCGACGGGCACATGGGGTGGCTCGTCACCGGCTACGACGCGGTCCGGCAGCTCATGGCGGACACCCGGTTCAGCTCGCGGCAGGACCTCGGCGTGCTGCACATGCCGTACGAGACCCCCGGCATGCCCGCCCCCACCGAGCCGTCCCCGCAGACCCCCGGCCTGTTCATCGCGATGGACCCGCCGGACCACACGAGGCTGCGGCGCAAGCTGACCGGCGCCTTCACCGTGAAGCGGATGCGGCAGCTCGAGGAGCAGATCGTCGAGGTCGCCGAGCAGCGGCTGGACGCGATGGCGCGGATGACCCAGCCGGTCGACCTGGTCAAGGAGTTCGCGCTGCCGCTGCCGTCGCTGGTGATCTGCGAGATGCTCGGCGTCCCCTACGCCGACCGGGCCGACTTCCAGGCCAACTCGGCCCAGTTCCTGGTCAAGGACCAGTCGCTGGAGGAGAAGATCGGCGCGTACCTGGCCCTGACCACGTACCTGGCCGAGCTGGTCACGGGCAAGCGAGCCGAGCCCGGCGAGGACATGCTGTCGGACCTCGCCCGCGACGAGGACCTCACCATCGAGGAGCTGACCGGCATCGCGTTCCTGCTGCTGCTCGCCGGGCACGAGACCACCGCGAACATGCTGGCGCTGGGCACGTTCGCCCTGCTGGAGCACCCGGAGCAGCTGGCCGCGCTGCGCGCCGAACCGGAGCTGATGCCGGACGCCGTCGAGGAGCTGATGCGCTACCTGTCCGTCGTGGACATCCTCTTCCGCTACGCCACCGAGGACATCGAGCTGGGAGGCGAGACGATCGCGAAGGGATCGACCGTCGTCGTTTCCCTGCTCGCCGCGAACCGCGACCCGCTGCGCTTCGACGACCCCGACGAGGTGGACATCCGCCGCAAGGCGCGCGGTCACGTGTCCTTCGGGCACGGCGTCCACCAGTGCCTGGGCCAGCAGCTGGCGCGGATCGAGATGCGGGCCGGGTTCGCGGGGCTGCTGCGCCGCTTCCCGACGCTCGCGCTCGCGGTCCCCGCCGACCAGGTGAGGCTCAAGGCCGACATGACCATCTACGGCGTCCACGAGCTGCCGGTCACCTGGTAGGCGGGACCGGCGGTGTCAGGCCGTTGGGAAGTCGGTGGTGCCCGCGGTCGACGCGGTGGCGTCGAGGTTCGCGCGCAGGGCGTCCACCTTGGCCGTGGCGTAGGCGTGGGCGTCCGAACCGAGCAGTTGGCGCAACGGGCCACCACCGTCGACGACCCGGCCGATGATCGCCTCCGCGCCCTTGACCGGATCGCCGAGCTGGGAACCGTGCAACGCCAGGTGGTCGGCGGTCATCCCGCGGATGGCCGGGTAGGCGTCCGTGGTGCCGGCGGGCAACGCGATCGAGTCGCCGGTGAGGAAATCGGTGCGGAAGTAGCCCGGCTCCACGATGGTGACCTCGATGCCGAAGCCCGCGACCTCGGCGGCGAGGGCTTCGCTGAGGCCTTCCAGCGCGAACTTGCCCGCGCAGTAGAGCGCCCAGCCGGGCATGGCGGTCAGTCCGAGGATCGAGGACACGTTGACGACGTGGCCGCTCCTCCGCTCCCGCAGGATCGGCAGCGCGGCGCGCAGGACGTTCCACACGCCGACGACCTGGACGTCGAGCATGTCGCGCACCTCGCGCTCACCGGTCTCCTCGACCGCGGCGAGGAAGCCGTAACCCGCGTTGTTCACGACGACGTCGAGACCGCCGAAGTGCTCGGCGGTCCGGTGGACGGCCCGCGTGACGGCCTCGGCGTCGCGCAGGTCGACGGCCAGCGGCAGCAGCCGGGAGGAGTCGACGTCGTCGCCGAGCGCGGTGAGCAGCCGCTCGGGTGACCGCGTCGTCGCGGCGACGCCGTCACCCCGGTCGAGCAGCTGCTTGACCACCTCGAGGCCGAGGCCGCGGGAGGCGCCGGTCACGAACCAGGTCGCGGGTCGATCGGTCGGGAAGGTCATCGTCGTCCTCGTGTTCGGGAAGGCACCGCCGGA
This window contains:
- a CDS encoding SDR family NAD(P)-dependent oxidoreductase; this encodes MTFPTDRPATWFVTGASRGLGLEVVKQLLDRGDGVAATTRSPERLLTALGDDVDSSRLLPLAVDLRDAEAVTRAVHRTAEHFGGLDVVVNNAGYGFLAAVEETGEREVRDMLDVQVVGVWNVLRAALPILRERRSGHVVNVSSILGLTAMPGWALYCAGKFALEGLSEALAAEVAGFGIEVTIVEPGYFRTDFLTGDSIALPAGTTDAYPAIRGMTADHLALHGSQLGDPVKGAEAIIGRVVDGGGPLRQLLGSDAHAYATAKVDALRANLDATASTAGTTDFPTA
- a CDS encoding GDSL-type esterase/lipase family protein, which encodes MITTTITSDLVRGALELERTAHGLLPHRLPARARAQSTDGQLAMAEAQPAGVRVVLRTAATTVELDVLPTKTAYAGVPQRPDGVYDLLVDGLLTAQATADGGNVLTVDMATGASATTPGPVATVRFTGLPDGVKDVQIWLPHNEITQLVALRTDAPVDPAPTGDRRVWLHHGSSISHGSNAASPSTTWPALAASLGGVDLVNLGFGGGAMLDPFTARAMRDTPADLISVKIGINLVNGDVMRLRAFGPAVHGFLDTIREGRPTTPLLVVSPILCPIHEDAPGPSLPDLSGLAEGKVVFRAAGEPGPGKLTLTAIRDELARIVALRAADDPNLHHLDGRVLYGDADAADLPLPDRLHPDAAAHRRMGQRFAEHVFGSAGAFA
- the bla gene encoding class A beta-lactamase, with the protein product MTNHLLRRAFAAAFAATALTACSAAAAPTTATPPASPVSTTSGARSDADFAGLEKAFDARLGVHAIDTGTGREVSYRDGERFAYASTHKALSAAAVLGINTLPELEEVVTYTAADLVANSPITEKHVDTGMTLREVADAAIRYSDNTAGNLLFRELGGPAALGEALRGIGDTTTRVDRIEPDLNDTSPGDLRDSSTPRALATDLRAVAVDDVLPADKRDVLVDLLRRNTTGDKAIRAGVPAGWAVDDKTGSAAYGTRNDIAVLRPPDHAPIVLAVLSDRATADAVRDDALLQRATQVVVTALGLAG
- a CDS encoding LysR family transcriptional regulator; this translates as MDLVGACRAFVSVSERGSFTLGAAAARIPQSVASRRIAALETSLGGRLFDRTPRRAKLTPFGVDVLPAAKRVVQAAEALEQDARRAGRRPLRLAVPGSCGVRTLARLDADARARGVVLDLRPATPSERVEMLRNQEVRAALTAVPAEEGTWSVPLGVAGAKPFDADTVHLDTLRPGRGVRTARRVWLQPEDDVPHVRDRIMRARDALGLRPSQVVVAGSLTSAVAEVLGSADLLLCPAAQADELDLHWRPVGGLVLARGYDVAAGIGDDADRIRTALAGPVARCLGAEADA
- a CDS encoding TetR-like C-terminal domain-containing protein; amino-acid sequence: MGRAGLTVDRLARAGAELADRIGFGQVTVSAVARLFDVQVSSLYSHVRNSEDLKTRIALLALEEMANRGDAALAGRAGKDALVALANVYRDYAREHPGRYAAARTRLTPEAAAASAGGRHSAMTRAVLRGYDLVEPDQTHAVRLLGSTFHGYVELELGGGFDHSAPDADVSWSRVLDALDALLRHWPEPDDGLTT
- a CDS encoding serine hydrolase, with product MSDDALVRALREELADGGLRGSFLVRDLATGDELGIDPDVEFPLASLVKVPLAIATLDRVRTGELDGAAQILVRAGDPESPGPPGLSRFRHPALVAVEDLVYLSTSISDGAAADALFALTPPAEVGRRLRGFGLRGIAVRHPISDLTDTPAERFDPAEVHLAHTLAIGARTAGRGHPVPQLDVSRASSGTARAMADLLQALWTPTAIDPDVAARVRDLLAHNVLRQRLAPDFTSDSSRWSSKTGTLLNLRHEAGVVEHDDGRVFAVVAMTESRVAAAAQPEAEALMGRVARALRDRLRL
- a CDS encoding cytochrome P450, which encodes MTHPVPVPQGLPTERDAGPFDPPRAITRLRGARPVSPMAFPDGHMGWLVTGYDAVRQLMADTRFSSRQDLGVLHMPYETPGMPAPTEPSPQTPGLFIAMDPPDHTRLRRKLTGAFTVKRMRQLEEQIVEVAEQRLDAMARMTQPVDLVKEFALPLPSLVICEMLGVPYADRADFQANSAQFLVKDQSLEEKIGAYLALTTYLAELVTGKRAEPGEDMLSDLARDEDLTIEELTGIAFLLLLAGHETTANMLALGTFALLEHPEQLAALRAEPELMPDAVEELMRYLSVVDILFRYATEDIELGGETIAKGSTVVVSLLAANRDPLRFDDPDEVDIRRKARGHVSFGHGVHQCLGQQLARIEMRAGFAGLLRRFPTLALAVPADQVRLKADMTIYGVHELPVTW